A genomic window from Chiloscyllium punctatum isolate Juve2018m chromosome 50, sChiPun1.3, whole genome shotgun sequence includes:
- the LOC140470025 gene encoding uncharacterized protein, giving the protein MSLNIPPTPQGSLFYNTTCHEVVCKKGKAGDPQQPPGHGVHRQGPPSHTRPPPQGQQIQGLSPQPGSPSGQQRAAVSPTAPRGPIPAASAQPRGPEGASTAAEARGSGFAPSTNGNRAPGPSRRGRPPRAERPQQQAKGPRAFPGTASPPGRAPSLPAAPPPPRASREALSVREGPQQRGAGPHPQQQARQPPPTTQQPRPAAQGQGQGPMGPGHPQGRPPVQQKPPTLAKTPQQEAPAPHPQMNKSQSLTNAFNIPDTLLTRTTLSHDEVKAETVRNLRKSFASLFSD; this is encoded by the exons ATGTCCCTgaacatcccccccaccccccagggcTCCCTGTTCTACAACACGACCTGTCACGAAGTAGTGTGTAAAAAGGGTAAAGCT GGGGACCCCCAGCAGCCTCCTGGACACGGCGTTCACCGCCAgggccctccctcacacaccaggCCTCCTCCCCAGGGCCAGCAGATCCAGGGCCTGTCCCCTCAGCCCGGCAGTCCCTCCGGCCAACAGAGGGCAGCGGTGAGCCCCACTGCCCCCCGTGGGCCCATCCCAGCAGCGTCAGCCCAGCCCCGTGGCCCAGAAGGGGCCTCCACAGCAGCCGAGGCCCGGGGGTCAGGCTTCGCCCCCAGCACCAACGGCAACCGGGCCCCGGGGCCCAGCAGGCGCGGCAGGCCTCCCCGGGCGGAGCGCCCCCAGCAGCAGGCCAAAGGCCCCCGGGCCTTCCCCGGGACAGCCTCACCGCCAGGCCGGGCCCCCTCCCTCCCAGCAGCACCCCCGCCCCCCCGGGCCAGCAGGGAGGCCCTCAGCGTCAGGGAGGGCCCCCAGCAGCGGGGAGCGGGCCCGCACCCCcagcagcaggccaggcagccgCCTCCCACCACGCAGCAACCTCGCCCGGCAGCCCAGGGCCAGGGCCAAGGCCCGATGGGTCCAGGCCACCCTCAGGGCCGGCCGCCCGTGCAGCAGAAGCCCCCGACGCTTGCGAAGACTCCACAGCAGGAGGCGCCGGCCCCTCACCCGCAAATGAA CAAATCCCAGTCTCTGACAAATGCCTTCAACATTCCAGACACCCTGCTAACACGTACAACCCTTAGTCACGACGAAGTCAAGGCTGAAACTGTCCGGAACCTGAGGAAATCCTTCGCTAGTCTCTTCTCTGACTGA